One genomic segment of Paenibacillus durus includes these proteins:
- a CDS encoding Dabb family protein, whose amino-acid sequence MYEHLVLFKLNTNVTPAKQQELLDQLLSFRDRIPGISDISAGINVTEETDNIHGYTLGLRVTFDNLESLRSYGPHPAHQEFVKSLDGLLENVIVVDYPKV is encoded by the coding sequence ATGTACGAACATCTTGTCTTATTTAAGTTAAACACAAACGTTACACCCGCCAAACAACAGGAACTGCTGGATCAATTGCTCTCGTTTCGGGATCGTATCCCGGGTATATCCGATATCAGTGCAGGCATTAACGTAACGGAAGAAACGGACAACATTCACGGCTACACGCTCGGACTACGGGTCACATTCGATAACCTGGAGTCGCTGCGCTCCTATGGACCGCATCCCGCTCATCAGGAATTTGTGAAATCGCTGGATGGTCTGTTGGAAAATGTTATCGTGGTCGATTATCCGAAGGTTTAA
- a CDS encoding GNAT family N-acetyltransferase yields MDIRMIQKEQAWQLRHEVMWPEKDLDYVKLKDDDEGTHFGLFEGEQLIAVVSLFVNGEEAQFRKFATLISHQNRGYGSRLLSYMLGEAERAGVKRIYCNARSGKVSFYEKFGFTVTEHTFTKGGKDYIVMERFFGAS; encoded by the coding sequence TTGGATATTAGGATGATTCAAAAAGAGCAAGCTTGGCAGCTGCGTCATGAGGTCATGTGGCCGGAAAAGGATCTCGATTATGTAAAGCTTAAAGATGATGATGAGGGGACTCACTTTGGGCTTTTTGAAGGGGAGCAGTTGATTGCGGTTGTGTCTCTTTTTGTTAATGGAGAAGAAGCGCAGTTCCGGAAATTCGCAACGTTGATCTCTCACCAAAATAGGGGGTATGGAAGCAGACTTCTGTCCTATATGCTCGGGGAAGCCGAGCGCGCAGGCGTAAAGCGGATTTACTGCAATGCCAGGAGCGGCAAAGTATCGTTTTATGAGAAATTTGGATTTACTGTAACAGAACATACCTTTACTAAAGGCGGTAAGGATTATATTGTAATGGAACGGTTCTTCGGGGCTTCCTGA